A single window of Leptolyngbya ohadii IS1 DNA harbors:
- the nfi gene encoding deoxyribonuclease V (cleaves DNA at apurinic or apyrimidinic sites) — MIEIQFSHAWDLSPEAAVKLQHQLKSEIITTDRFGEVRSVAGVDVGFEDGGDTTRAAVAVLSFPELRVVERSVARRPTSFPYVPGLLSFREVPAVLDALEKLRSLPDLLLCDGQGTAHPRRFGIACHLGLLTNLPAIGVGKSLLVGRYEEVSDTKGAWQPLIHRGETIGAVLRTRPGTKPLFISPGHRISLPTAIDYVLHCTTRYRLPETTRAAHKLASETSAAEVDAMLEKSEYYGKSDAKSDISENGQLELGI, encoded by the coding sequence ATGATAGAAATCCAATTTAGCCACGCCTGGGATTTGTCCCCGGAGGCAGCTGTAAAACTTCAGCACCAGCTTAAATCGGAGATTATCACGACCGATCGGTTTGGGGAGGTGCGATCGGTGGCGGGCGTGGATGTGGGGTTTGAGGATGGCGGTGATACAACCCGTGCAGCAGTTGCCGTGCTGAGCTTCCCGGAATTGCGCGTGGTGGAACGGTCGGTTGCGCGTCGTCCTACGAGTTTTCCCTATGTGCCCGGTCTACTGTCCTTTCGGGAAGTTCCGGCGGTACTGGATGCCCTGGAAAAGCTGCGATCGCTGCCCGATCTGCTGCTGTGCGATGGACAGGGAACAGCACATCCGCGTCGATTTGGCATTGCCTGTCATCTGGGACTGTTGACCAATCTACCTGCGATCGGCGTGGGCAAATCCCTTCTAGTCGGCAGGTATGAGGAAGTCTCGGACACTAAAGGCGCATGGCAACCGCTGATCCATCGCGGCGAGACGATCGGGGCTGTGCTGCGAACCCGTCCTGGCACGAAGCCACTGTTTATCTCTCCTGGACATCGAATTAGCTTACCCACGGCGATCGATTATGTGCTGCACTGTACGACCCGCTATCGACTCCCTGAAACCACCCGTGCGGCTCATAAACTGGCTTCGGAAACGTCGGCTGCTGAGGTTGATGCCATGCTTGAGAAGTCAGAATATTACGGTAAATCGGATGCCAAATCGGATATTTCTGAGAATGGACAGCTCGAACTCGGCATCTAA
- a CDS encoding SRPBCC family protein gives MTSSNPRTVRTTEFEQSKTIAAPADDVFDFMADVSNLPKYLPTVRSAQPQQGERVRTQGQAGGHSYDSDGHFRVDRLTKRIEWGSDGENDYGGWMEVDGDSEQAKVTVHIHYAPPAEMAQKMGEQSPEGTFESSINEGIGKALDSIKNICEGKGGKEEIEANRQ, from the coding sequence ATGACTTCTAGCAATCCTCGCACCGTTCGCACCACCGAATTTGAGCAATCTAAGACGATCGCTGCTCCTGCCGATGATGTGTTTGACTTCATGGCAGATGTGAGCAACCTGCCCAAGTATCTGCCCACGGTTCGCAGTGCCCAACCCCAGCAAGGCGAGCGAGTTCGCACCCAGGGACAGGCAGGCGGACATTCCTATGATTCCGATGGGCATTTTCGCGTCGATCGCCTCACGAAGCGAATTGAGTGGGGTTCGGATGGCGAGAACGACTACGGCGGCTGGATGGAAGTAGACGGAGACAGCGAACAGGCAAAAGTTACTGTTCACATTCACTACGCACCACCCGCAGAGATGGCACAAAAGATGGGCGAGCAATCTCCCGAAGGCACATTTGAATCTTCCATTAATGAAGGAATTGGGAAAGCTCTGGATTCAATTAAGAACATCTGTGAGGGAAAGGGCGGCAAAGAAGAGATTGAAGCGAATCGGCAATAG
- the aspS gene encoding aspartate--tRNA ligase translates to MRTHYCGELRAGNVGETVTLFGWVDRRRDHGGVIFVDLRDRTGIAQIVSDPERTPESYKTADDLRNEYVVKVTGRVSQRPPESLNPRLPTGEVEIYADQIELISPVRKQLPFQVSMAEQESVREDLRLKYRYLDLRRERMSRNIQLRHQIIKAVRRYLEDAEGFIEVETPILTRSTPEGARDYLVPSRVNPGEFFALPQSPQLFKQLLMVSGLDRYYQVARCFRDEDLRADRQPEFTQLDMEMSFMNQEEILELNEKMVCAIFKQVKGIELSRPFPRLTYQEAMDRYGCDKPDTRYGLELVDVSDLMKDSGFKVFSGAVASGGIVKVLPIPGGNDAFSNVRIKPGGDLFNEATSMGAKGLAYVRVRDGGEIDTIGAIKDNLTEEQKTELLKRTGAQPGHLLLFGAGDAPTVNKTLDRLRQVTVRELNLVDPEKINLLWITDFPMFEWNADENRLEALHHPFTAPFPEDAHDLKTARAQAYDLVFNGFEVGGGSLRIYQPDLQQQVFETIGLSTEEAHEKFGFLLEAFEYGTPPHGGIAYGIDRLVMLLAGEESIRDVMAFPKTQQAKCLLTNAPSEVDVKQLKELHIATTVKPKV, encoded by the coding sequence ATGCGGACTCATTATTGCGGAGAGCTTCGAGCCGGAAACGTAGGAGAGACAGTCACCCTGTTTGGATGGGTCGATCGTCGCCGCGATCATGGGGGCGTAATTTTCGTGGATTTGCGCGATCGCACAGGTATCGCCCAGATTGTGAGCGACCCGGAACGCACGCCGGAATCCTACAAGACAGCAGACGATTTGCGGAATGAGTACGTTGTAAAAGTCACGGGGCGGGTCAGCCAGCGTCCGCCAGAATCCCTGAATCCTCGCCTTCCTACGGGTGAGGTTGAAATCTACGCCGATCAAATTGAACTCATCAGCCCGGTTCGCAAGCAGCTACCCTTCCAGGTATCTATGGCTGAGCAGGAATCGGTGCGGGAAGATCTGCGCCTGAAGTACCGCTATCTTGACCTGCGGCGAGAGCGCATGAGCCGGAATATCCAGCTCCGTCACCAAATTATCAAAGCCGTTCGTCGCTATCTAGAAGATGCAGAAGGCTTTATCGAAGTCGAAACCCCTATCCTGACGCGATCGACCCCCGAAGGCGCAAGGGATTATCTTGTGCCCAGCCGAGTGAATCCCGGCGAGTTTTTTGCGTTGCCCCAGTCGCCCCAGCTCTTCAAGCAGCTTTTGATGGTATCGGGACTCGATCGCTACTATCAAGTTGCCCGATGCTTCCGCGACGAGGATTTGCGGGCAGACCGTCAGCCAGAGTTTACCCAGCTCGACATGGAAATGAGCTTTATGAACCAGGAGGAAATCCTGGAACTCAACGAAAAGATGGTTTGTGCGATCTTCAAGCAAGTGAAAGGCATTGAGCTATCCCGCCCCTTCCCCCGGCTGACTTACCAGGAGGCAATGGATCGCTACGGCTGCGACAAACCCGATACGCGCTACGGACTGGAACTGGTGGATGTGTCCGACCTGATGAAAGATTCAGGCTTTAAGGTCTTCTCTGGCGCAGTGGCAAGCGGCGGCATTGTCAAAGTTCTGCCGATTCCGGGCGGCAACGATGCCTTCTCAAACGTGCGAATTAAGCCGGGCGGCGATCTGTTCAACGAAGCCACCAGCATGGGTGCAAAAGGTCTGGCTTACGTGCGAGTGCGAGACGGCGGCGAAATTGACACGATCGGCGCAATCAAAGACAACCTCACCGAGGAGCAAAAAACGGAACTCCTGAAGCGCACCGGGGCACAGCCCGGACATCTGCTGCTATTTGGAGCCGGAGACGCGCCCACGGTTAACAAAACCCTCGATCGCCTGCGTCAGGTGACTGTCCGCGAACTGAATTTGGTCGATCCGGAAAAGATTAACCTGCTCTGGATTACCGACTTCCCCATGTTCGAGTGGAACGCAGACGAAAATCGCCTGGAGGCACTGCACCACCCCTTTACTGCCCCTTTCCCGGAGGATGCTCACGACCTGAAAACCGCCCGCGCCCAGGCTTACGATCTGGTGTTCAACGGCTTTGAAGTCGGCGGCGGCAGTCTGCGAATCTATCAGCCCGACTTGCAGCAGCAGGTATTTGAGACGATCGGCTTATCCACCGAAGAAGCACACGAAAAGTTCGGCTTTTTGCTGGAAGCATTCGAGTACGGCACACCTCCTCACGGCGGGATCGCCTATGGGATCGATCGTCTGGTGATGCTGCTGGCGGGTGAAGAGTCGATTCGTGATGTAATGGCATTCCCGAAAACTCAGCAGGCAAAATGTCTGCTCACCAACGCCCCTTCCGAGGTCGATGTCAAGCAGCTTAAGGAACTGCACATTGCCACGACAGTCAAACCGAAAGTATAG
- the pirA gene encoding arginine synthesis PII-interacting regulator PirA, with product MNANRRQAITKTAQLHRENLRRNLERRLEAARATGDQNLVKMLEAEANYIG from the coding sequence ATGAACGCAAATCGTCGTCAGGCTATCACTAAGACCGCTCAACTTCACCGGGAAAATCTGCGCCGCAATCTGGAACGTCGCCTTGAAGCAGCGAGAGCAACCGGCGATCAAAACCTGGTCAAGATGCTGGAAGCAGAAGCAAATTATATTGGCTAG
- the murD gene encoding UDP-N-acetylmuramoyl-L-alanine--D-glutamate ligase, with translation MSSAVSGAISGARSNATSSAYVIGLGKSGIAAARLLKRQGWQVTLSDRGQSDALIALQQSLASEGITVALGNSLQPDPARMQRIVVSPGVPWDSPALVQARQMGIQTIGEIELAWQALSDRPWVGITGTNGKTTTTALIAAIFQAAGLNAPACGNIGYPACDLALLPDRPDWVIAELSSYQIESSASVAPQVGIWTTFTPDHLSRHKTLENYYSIKAHLLQQSQYQVFNGDDPYLRQAASQWQQAYWTSVSGKANLPGDPDRGAYIESGWAIVQGEPIVPVNALRMVGDHNQQNLLMAVLAARLAGIEKAAIETAIRIFPGVSHRLEQICTWNGIEFINDSKATNYDAAEVGLAAVDAPAILIAGGEAKAGEDQAWLDMIQRKAAFVLLIGSAASTFAARLQQINYASYEVVETMERAVTRSAELAQKLNAKVVLLSPACASFDQYANFEQRGDHFRQLCLAL, from the coding sequence ATGTCGAGTGCGGTATCTGGTGCAATTTCTGGCGCAAGGTCTAATGCAACGTCTAGCGCCTATGTCATCGGTCTTGGCAAATCGGGAATTGCCGCAGCTCGCTTACTAAAACGGCAGGGATGGCAAGTCACCCTGAGCGATCGCGGTCAGTCGGATGCTCTGATCGCTCTCCAGCAATCCCTTGCATCAGAAGGCATTACGGTTGCCTTAGGAAATTCGCTTCAGCCAGATCCCGCCCGAATGCAGCGAATTGTCGTCAGTCCAGGGGTTCCGTGGGACAGTCCGGCACTGGTTCAGGCAAGACAGATGGGCATTCAAACGATCGGCGAAATCGAACTGGCATGGCAGGCTTTAAGCGATCGTCCCTGGGTTGGCATTACGGGAACCAACGGCAAAACGACTACCACTGCCCTGATTGCGGCAATCTTCCAGGCTGCGGGATTGAATGCCCCCGCCTGCGGCAATATTGGCTATCCTGCCTGCGATCTTGCCCTGCTGCCCGACCGACCGGATTGGGTGATCGCGGAACTCAGCAGCTATCAGATTGAATCCTCGGCGAGCGTCGCGCCCCAGGTCGGGATTTGGACAACTTTTACGCCCGATCATCTCAGCCGCCACAAAACGCTGGAAAACTACTACAGCATCAAGGCACATCTGCTGCAACAGTCCCAGTATCAAGTGTTTAACGGGGATGATCCTTATTTAAGACAAGCTGCTTCCCAGTGGCAGCAGGCTTACTGGACGAGCGTATCTGGCAAGGCAAACCTCCCTGGTGATCCCGATCGCGGTGCCTATATCGAATCAGGTTGGGCGATCGTGCAGGGAGAACCGATCGTTCCAGTGAATGCGCTGCGGATGGTAGGCGATCATAATCAGCAGAATTTATTAATGGCAGTGCTAGCGGCACGGCTGGCGGGAATTGAGAAAGCGGCGATCGAAACGGCAATTCGCATCTTTCCGGGCGTTTCCCATCGGCTGGAGCAGATTTGTACCTGGAACGGCATTGAGTTTATTAACGACAGCAAAGCCACCAATTATGATGCGGCGGAAGTAGGCTTAGCGGCAGTCGATGCCCCCGCAATTCTTATTGCAGGAGGAGAGGCAAAAGCGGGAGAAGACCAAGCTTGGCTTGACATGATCCAGCGCAAAGCAGCCTTTGTTCTGCTGATTGGCAGTGCGGCTTCCACCTTTGCCGCTCGGCTCCAGCAAATTAACTACGCTTCCTATGAAGTGGTCGAGACGATGGAGCGGGCAGTAACGCGATCGGCAGAGCTGGCGCAAAAGCTAAATGCCAAGGTCGTTTTGCTGTCTCCTGCCTGTGCAAGCTTCGATCAGTACGCTAATTTTGAGCAGCGGGGCGATCATTTCCGGCAGCTTTGTCTGGCGCTATAG
- a CDS encoding chlorophyll a/b-binding protein has translation MTAPQPASSDQPTTSTIPAEVVPQPEPAFGWTRYAELINGRFAMIGFVALLILEFFTGQDFFTWLGLR, from the coding sequence ATGACTGCCCCTCAACCTGCTTCGTCCGATCAGCCAACAACCAGCACCATTCCGGCAGAAGTCGTTCCCCAGCCCGAACCCGCTTTTGGATGGACTCGCTATGCGGAGTTAATCAACGGACGATTTGCCATGATTGGCTTTGTGGCGCTGCTCATTCTAGAATTCTTTACCGGACAGGACTTTTTTACCTGGCTAGGGCTGCGCTGA
- a CDS encoding ammonium transporter, translated as MLKKILLVALLALWFSSSTWVDTAAAQTAAENPISAGDTAFMMISAALVLFMTPGLAFFYGGLVRSRNVLNTMMMSLMVMGLVGVTWVLWGYSLAFSVTKDTLSSGGFAQGLETLVGNLNWAFLNNVAFDAPDPIGYAGTIPHQVFMIYQMMFAIITPALISGAIVERVSFKAYFWFILLWSTFIYSPLAHWVWGRGFIGGLGALDFAGGTVVHISSGVSALVAAWMLGARRTYPSQPTIPHNVPYVLIGIGILWFGWFGFNAGSALSAGGLATVAFVATAVAACAAGLTWMLVEWVLRGKPTAIGLASGFLAGLVGVTPAAGYVTPIGAILIGSITAVCCFFAVSLRARLQFDDSLDTFPVHGVGGTVGAILTGIFATKAVNAAGDNGLLFGNAPQLLEQIEGVVVTYVFAAVGTFVIIKVLSYFMELRVKPEVEYQGLDVNQHGEDAYNDAFITGEFVPVMGSGEEPLPKH; from the coding sequence GTGTTGAAAAAAATTCTCCTTGTTGCGCTGCTTGCTTTGTGGTTCTCCAGTAGCACTTGGGTCGATACTGCTGCCGCTCAAACCGCAGCGGAAAACCCGATTAGTGCAGGCGATACGGCATTCATGATGATCTCGGCAGCTCTGGTGCTGTTTATGACGCCGGGATTAGCCTTTTTCTATGGGGGTCTGGTGCGTTCCCGCAACGTCCTGAACACCATGATGATGAGCCTGATGGTCATGGGTCTGGTGGGCGTGACCTGGGTGCTGTGGGGCTATAGCCTTGCCTTCTCTGTCACCAAAGACACTTTGAGTTCCGGGGGCTTTGCTCAGGGATTAGAAACCCTGGTGGGCAACCTGAACTGGGCTTTCCTCAACAATGTCGCGTTTGATGCACCTGACCCGATCGGCTATGCAGGAACCATTCCGCATCAGGTGTTCATGATCTATCAAATGATGTTCGCCATCATTACCCCGGCATTAATTTCGGGGGCGATCGTGGAGCGGGTGAGCTTCAAGGCATACTTCTGGTTCATTCTGCTCTGGTCTACCTTTATCTATTCGCCGCTGGCACACTGGGTTTGGGGGCGAGGCTTTATTGGCGGACTGGGTGCGCTGGACTTTGCAGGCGGAACGGTAGTTCACATTAGCTCCGGGGTGTCGGCTCTCGTGGCTGCCTGGATGCTGGGTGCCCGCAGAACCTATCCGTCGCAGCCCACCATTCCCCATAACGTACCTTACGTGCTGATTGGAATTGGCATTCTCTGGTTTGGCTGGTTTGGCTTCAACGCCGGAAGTGCTTTAAGCGCTGGTGGGCTGGCAACGGTGGCGTTTGTGGCAACGGCAGTAGCAGCCTGTGCGGCGGGCTTAACCTGGATGCTCGTGGAATGGGTGCTGCGCGGCAAACCCACGGCGATCGGTTTGGCAAGTGGATTTCTGGCAGGTCTGGTGGGCGTTACCCCTGCGGCGGGCTATGTCACTCCGATCGGCGCGATTCTAATTGGTTCGATTACGGCAGTTTGCTGCTTCTTTGCAGTGAGTCTGCGGGCGCGGCTCCAGTTTGATGATTCGCTGGATACCTTCCCGGTTCACGGGGTTGGGGGAACGGTCGGTGCCATTCTGACGGGCATCTTTGCAACAAAGGCTGTCAACGCCGCAGGCGACAATGGCTTGCTGTTTGGCAACGCTCCGCAATTACTGGAGCAGATCGAGGGCGTGGTCGTCACCTATGTCTTTGCGGCAGTCGGTACGTTTGTGATTATCAAAGTGCTGAGCTACTTCATGGAACTGCGCGTGAAGCCGGAGGTGGAGTATCAGGGCTTGGATGTCAACCAGCACGGCGAAGATGCCTACAACGATGCCTTTATTACGGGTGAGTTTGTGCCCGTCATGGGATCGGGCGAAGAACCGCTGCCCAAACACTAA